A stretch of the Taeniopygia guttata chromosome 3, bTaeGut7.mat, whole genome shotgun sequence genome encodes the following:
- the TMEM17 gene encoding transmembrane protein 17 (The RefSeq protein has 3 substitutions, 2 non-frameshifting indels compared to this genomic sequence) produces MARPEGLPALPEALRRPLLSLSSSVFGESGRAALSGGPRAPPGCPGYRADCEILSSLPLQMSLYFNVYFFPLWWLITVAILYMKYPALSDYYKFILVTIMILVSLTEFIRLYLGYVGNLLEKVPELAGFWLLTLLPQLPVILFLLFNEGLQIHSLERAFHIIFAAFLSFQVVAAFFTLRRMVNALAARFRRSEFHRLEEQRPAPGPAPASAAAAAAAAAAAASPRGRWAPAPAPGPP; encoded by the exons ATGGCGCGGCCTGAGGGGCTGCCGGCGCTGCCCGAGGCCCTGCGGCGGCCGCTCCTGTCCCTCAGCAGCTCCGTGTTCGGCGAGAGCGGCCGCGCGGCGCTCAGCGGcgggccccgcgccccgccgggcTGCCCGGGCTACCGCGCAG ATTGTGAAATCCTTTCCAGCTTGCCACTGCAGATGTCCCTCTATTTCAATGTTTATTTCTTCCCGCTCTGGTGGCTCATCACAGTTGCCATCCTCTACATGAAg TATCCAGCCTTATCAGATTATTACAAGTTCATCCTGGTCACCATCATGATCCTGGTCTCTCTGACAGAGCTCATTCGACTCTACCTGGGATATGTGGGCAATCTCCTAGAAAAA GTCCCTGAGCTGGCTGGCTTTTGGCTCCTGACTCTCCTCCCACAGCTGCCTATAATTCTCTTCTTGCTATTTAACGAAGGTCTGCAGATCCACTCTCTGGAGCGAGCCTTCCACATCATCTTCGCCgccttcctctccttccaggTGGTGGCGGCGTTTTTCAcgctgaggaggatggtgaacGCGCTGGCCGCTCGCTTCCGCCGGAGCGAGTTCCACCGGCTGGAGGAGCAGCGCCCCGCGCCCGGCgcgccccgccgggccccggcgagcgctgctgctgctgctgctgccgcctcCCCCCGGGGCCGCTGGGCCCCAGCGCCGGCCCCAGGCCCACCCTGA